tcatcatcatcacttctaccgattgaagtccactgctggacataggtcttttgtagagttccaaaatccagggtcctgggccgcttgtttccagcggctcccagtgactcgtttgatgttgtctgtccacctcgttgggggctgaccaacactgcgtttacctgtgcgtgGTTGCCATtctaacaccttggaaccccaacgtccatcggttctccgagctatgtgcctgaATTTAGCTATGTGAATGAAtccaatatgaatttaaaactaTAAGTTGTGAGTAAAATAAGTGAAaccttataattattgtaaagaaGAGAGCTAGAGTTGTAAAgataacaatttatataaattgtattcAAAGAAAACACTATAAAACACTCACTTTCATCTGCACTCTGCAATTTTAGTTTCTTGGTTGATGCATTGGCATTAGGCACTATCGTTGATCGTACGAGGTTTCTAAATCTGCCCACAGTGGGGTCAATATCCTCTGGGTTAATGATATCAACTTCCTCATTAAATGACACATTACGTTTCTGTTTCTTGGTCACTCCTCCTGGCATTGATGCTGATCTCTTAGTACCAGTAGGGGGCTAGAAAATAGAaagtttttaagaatttaaaattagaatagtTTAGAACAGACCTACATACAGCTTTAAGGATAGATTTACTAAAAATAGTTTACTACTCATATTTAGAGATCAAACAAATTGATTCCTGGACcaaatacatatttttcaaaaactaaCACTAATGGATTTAAAGAAATTTACTTTAGAGTAGTGACACTTGCAGTATAAAGTTATAACATAAGTGttagtttttgaataatttgTATTTGATCTTATAATCGATTTGTGGCAATCTCTGCAAATGGATGTCTGTGCCTTTGAGCCGGTGTATAAACAGGCTATgctagtagtaatactactACCAGGCAAATAAGGCAACAGATAAACATACCTTCATAACATCAGTTCCATCCTCAGTTGATATGCCCAACATTGAAATTCGTCTGTTGTGTGCTGTATTGAATTCAGTAAGATTCTGCAATAAacgaaaattgttataaaatctGAGTAGTATTAAATAGACAACCTTGCACAGCTTGTTTCACTTCATCACAACACCCTAGGTCCTAGGGTGTTgtgatgaaatttttaaaattttaaaaatttcttttaatGATGTCTTATTTTAAGACTTTTTAAAGCCACTTAAAAACTTCTAAGTTATTGGTTTAAAGACCTATTACAACATCATGTtaaattacataacaaaaaaaagcacttcaaaatttatgaaaaaaaaccacTCCTTTCACCCAGGCTTATGGAGCTTTTGAGTGCTCAAGTAACCAGCGgttccagagtgaggaacctgcTCACAATACGTGAAGTTTCAAGAACCTTCTTAAGCCTTCTGCATACAACCCttaatccaacaaccaagcaaaTACTTCTTAAAATGTTGTTTGAGACCATTGACTGAACAATAATGAACATATCAGAACAATAATGGCCAATTCAACACTCCACAGTTTGTTACTTTGATACTatccactttatttttatactttttctttTCAGCTATCACCAGATTATCATCATGTGGAATAATAATATGCACAATTATAACACAGCGCACTGATTGATTGACTAGCACTATACCAGGTCATCCTTATCTATTGAAGGAAAATTCTTATCCCATAACAAATCTTATAAATGAGAAACTTATTATGAAACAGTTTAAACCTCCATAACAGCAGTCAATTACTTCAATTATGgcataaaaacatataaacacttTGAATCAATAATCAATGATTATAATTCAAGCCAAatgttttgataaatattttaaataatcttaaataaTCAGTTGAGTGTTTACTGCACAGTGTGTGCCACATCAAAAAGGTTACTGATGTTTAGTATCAACAATATAGCATATAGTGATGCATACTGTagtgttttataaaagttttctgGGTAACTTACATCTAACTCAGTCTGTGTCTCTGGCAACCCAAGTAAGGCACCTTCAGTTTCAGTGTTGGGCAAATCTTCCATTATACCACGAGAATTGCCTGTCGGCCTCTCTCTGGATGAAAAgagaaacaaatttaattaatgaatagtaGTCTTCCAAACACAAGCTGCCATATTGGTGTCCAAAATCACATGCATGTTCTATTAGAAgggtttaatattttagtatagtGTATTCAAGGATACATTGAAATatcttattaataattgttttcataAATTAAGTGACTAAGCaagcaattttattaaaacaatttgaaGTGTGAAGTTCAAATGAAATATTACTAGACCTAATTATGTAGTTCCTTGTTGAAGCTCCAAAGTGAAATGTGGAATCAATTGGTAACTGTGTTGGCTTATGGGCTTCCAACCTCATACTTCCGATATATGTACCATGTGCTGAAAAGATTAATAGAGTTTAAAGTTAATTGTACAAGTATATTTGAAAATCCTTGACTTAACAAATAGCAATGATAAAGCCCTTCatggctagcataggcaggatacaaaaattatattgcctgacaagggataaaattaacatgtccacctaCCAAAGCACAGCAATAGAAAATAGTAGTAGTTTACctctgtttattatttattacacacattatttggataatatttccaTTCGCCATTCATAGAAGATAGAATTAAATCTTTTCCCCAGGGAGAAAATGTCTCCTAGCTAGCCATGCTGGAGAATAAGTGGCTGCCACAGgattaaaaaaacgaaataaacagaGTGGCAGGCTACAGCcagttaaaaatattcaagtacATTATACTCACTGCTTCCTAAATCCACTAAGAAAGCTCTATTCAAATGTTTATGATACACAAATGCAGTGTGAACTCTGGAACAGCTTGCATGGTCTATACAGAAGTCGTTCATCTGTGGGTTACGACCAAACAAGTAGCACTTCTTCTCATCTATCATCAGTTTTTGTATCAATTTATCACCTTTTAGCACATCAAGGTGAAGACCAGTCGGCGGTTTTCCAGCCCTtcggaataaaaatattttaacattactGCTATGTTAGTAGAAAGGTGAATAAGTTTGGCTGCAAATtgcgaggtcctgggtttgatccCCGGGTTAGGCCAACGAATACACTAAACTAAAAACAGACCGCGACGCGCGCGATGGCGGTACAGTAAACTTTACGAGAATTTTAAAGAAGTACAGAAAAACTTACCAATTCGGTACCTCATAATGATTTGCCATCTTATTACGGATAATTTGAGTATTAATTTAAGATAACTCTGAAATATTTTGGCCTTTTATTTCATTGCAACGCTAAATAAGCTGGTACAGGAGACAGGTCTAGTTCCACAGACtagtaaatattaatgaatatgtCAACTCTCAACGGTCAATTACACAGACATGAGACTAAGTAACATTTTCATTATTACAAACTGGCTTTTTAGCGCTAGATTCTAGCTTttcgaaaaaatattatcttcgAGTGTGTCAATctcttgatttttggtataaataGCAAAAATTATCAAACTTGAGagtctccaaaatcttgctattcggttcatatttggcctacgcaaatATGAGTTTCctaatttcgacaaaaactcaagtggctccctattcgccgtctgCTGGAATTTGCATGTACTTTTGCTTCTGTGCtgtgtattatttcatttaaaaactccttcttatcttaagcaGTTCACTTTTCTGGGAGTGCAATCTGATCTAAGATCGTGTCGCGCGCTGACTCTGAGTATGCCTTTTACCAAAACTTagttctatgagcactcgtttacaaTACAAGCCATTgagctgtggaatgcgcttccaatCGACATCTAGTCAGTAATCGGCAGTCTAAATCATTTGATATATTTGAGAAAGCTGTGTAAAATCACTACAGTATACATTAAAGAAGActagtaatagtatttactgttattaatgtagttatgatatgttaaagtatatattagtttattctttttttttatatttttaaaaattcacaaatcaaactatttttgtataatttgatttgtgttatctagttcaagtattagtatgtattttttttttaattatgcacgACCTGCAGTCTGtaatccttttgttttccttatcctaagtaATTCCGAAGAAGAGTCGATTGCAAATACctgtaatttatttagtattattggGTCTAGTCCTAAAGGATGAGACTGTTATGGAAGgctaactttgataaaaccatgaaggaaatatatttttataccttgATTGGTGGTGTAGAAACAAAGCGAGGCGAATAACTCGATCAGTTTCAAAACAGTTTCCATTCTTAAGATTTATTCAACggatttatacaataatatgaACTGCTCacctactacaaaaaaaatcgcaaagggtcattaaaaaaatcactattTTAATAGTTAGGTATAATCTAAGTAACATGCTTGgcaacaataatttattaatactacactaagtactatttctttcagtaaatacAGAAAGAATATAATTTTGACAATATTTCTTAGTGCTTTGTAGAGCTATGTACAAAATGTAATCTGTGTTAATTGAAACACTCGCATAAGAGCATAGGAATagaattgtattaaaatttagtttgttAATACCTCATAATCAATTTGTAATTACACAAAGAAGAAAGAATCATTACACTTTTTATTTCCACTGAACACCAAAGACAGTCTATAGAATACATTTAGAAGGAAAACACGGTGACAGCATTTCTTCTAGGACGCACGCTGTTACGGTCACCCCAACCCCACCATGGGCGCTGTGTGTGTCAGAAAAAGTGGTGGTAGGAGTGAGTGTGCGAATGTCACATGCGACGGCGCTTCGCCGGGGTTGTTGCAGGCGGTGTTGATGTGTTTGTTCGTCGACGCCCGCGTCGGGAACTGCTGTCTTCATCGATTAATGGCGAATCCCAggctaaaaataaatgaattaaaaccGGATATGCTCACAATTTATGcggtgacgatgacgatgactaGTCGCGTGATACTGATGAAGGAAACCGTTCACCGAATTTCGAAATCATACGCAATTTTCATCGGTTTTTTAGTATTCCCAGGGTGGAAGTTTGTCCATCTCCAGGTTGCAAGCTATacatgtgccaaattttatcaacgGACAAATAGAAGCAAGTCTCACtgtcacatttatattataggtacagACGTAGAGCCTGACAGCGAAACCAATCAtgacaaaattaattaacataacATCCCAGGGAATACTTTTATCCGAGGAAAATTCAAACGAAAAACGTAACGAAAACGAAAGTTGCTACTCGATTAAAGCACGGATCgacaaaatttacatttataattgcactagtaataatagttaataaagaATTTCATCAAATCCATTGTGCCAGTTTTGCAGGAT
This sequence is a window from Pararge aegeria chromosome 1, ilParAegt1.1, whole genome shotgun sequence. Protein-coding genes within it:
- the LOC120626083 gene encoding nuclear inhibitor of protein phosphatase 1, with amino-acid sequence MANHYEVPNWAGKPPTGLHLDVLKGDKLIQKLMIDEKKCYLFGRNPQMNDFCIDHASCSRVHTAFVYHKHLNRAFLVDLGSTHGTYIGSMRLEAHKPTQLPIDSTFHFGASTRNYIIRERPTGNSRGIMEDLPNTETEGALLGLPETQTELDNLTEFNTAHNRRISMLGISTEDGTDVMKPPTGTKRSASMPGGVTKKQKRNVSFNEEVDIINPEDIDPTVGRFRNLVRSTIVPNANASTKKLKLQSADESQHHHSLRLQEISRSNHLYSDLPAPSSHLSLIGARLGLSLPNPAPDVELEGPEPHLNIHPPLPHTAPEDSGPSSEPKKKKYAKEAWPGRKPGLIPGV